A genomic segment from Nicotiana sylvestris chromosome 1, ASM39365v2, whole genome shotgun sequence encodes:
- the LOC104242406 gene encoding LRR receptor-like serine/threonine-protein kinase GSO2, whose product MFAIENNSFSGFIPSSFSNMKNFGFLNLRYNNLEGNIPIGIATLQNLKWLSCGFNKLNGPDMLAIFNISILEYLDRRNAGLISDLPFDLCHHLPRLQRLGLNFNMLSGEIPRSISECSELQVLLLLQNNLIGAPPRELGKLQLLQILALGFNKLQAEKGGVTMSNVPYTNAVGSLMYAMECNQYVIGYCDSGFAGDLDKRRSTTGYVFTFPKASVSWKSTLQSTVALSTTEADTIPDEIGHLYNLKQLGMEKNKLTGSIPLTLFNISSLQVLSMWDNKLEGPLTRQVENLTMLNILDLGVNNLTGAFPDEIALVGRYLLVSSICQVLYLFHSQRTTFQFLLGANRISGPFPNGLCKLSNLGLLNLSQNQMQENIPSFLGNVTFLREVYLDSNNFTNGIPSSLWNLKDILKLNLSSNIFNGSLPLEVGNLKAAIILDLSWNQISSNIPKTIGSLQKLAQLSLAHNRIEGSIPETFGELINLEASDLSYNNMSSVIPKSLEALKQLDSFNVSFNRLHGEIPNGGPFADLPYQSFVSNEGLCGNPKMHVQDCYGKSKKRIVIFIVIVSSVIALVGLASVIVFVLMRRHDKTIKADDEWLPDVAQQRFSYYDLQRATQDFNGNNLLGSRSLVLFPKEH is encoded by the exons ATGTTCGCCATTGAAAACAATAGTTTCAGTGGGTTCATTCCTTCTTCTTTCTCAAACATGAAGAATTTCGGATTCTTGAATCTGAGGTACAACAATCTGGAAGGAAATATTCCTATAGGAATAGCCACTCTTCAGAATTTGAAATGGTTGAGTTGTGGATTCAATAAGCTGAATGGCCCTGATATGCTCGCCATATTCAACATCTCGATATTGGAATATTTGGATCGCAGAAATGCTGGTTTAATTAGTGATCTTCCATTTGATTTGTGTCATCACCTTCCAAGATTGCAAAGGCTTGGACTTAACTTCAACATGTTAAGTGGAGAGATACCAAGAAGTATCTCAGAATGCTCGGAACTTCAAGTCCTATTGCTGTTGCAAAATAACCTGATTGGAGCACCTCCAAGAGAACTTGGGAAATTACAGCTGCTGCAAATCTTAGCTCTTGGGTTTAACAAGTTACAAg cggaaaaaggaggtgtgacaatgtcaAATGTACCATAcacaaatgctgttggtagcttgatgtatgcaatg gaatgcAATCAGTATGtaattggatattgtgactcaggttttgcgggtgatctggacaaacgaagatcaactactggttatgtgtttacttttccaAAGGCatcagttagttggaagtctactttgcagtcaacagttgctttgtctacaacagaagcaga CACAATTCCTGATGAGATTGGTCATCTTTATAACTTGAAGCAATTGGGAatggaaaaaaataaattaacGGGCTCAATTCCTTTAACCTTATTCAATATTTCATCACTTCAAGTTTTATCAATGTGGGACAACAAGCTTGAAGGACCTCTAACAAGACAGGTCGAAAATTTGACTATGCTTAACATACTTGATCTGGGAGTCAATAACCTGACAG GTGCATTTCCAGATGAGATCG CTTTAGTGGGTCGATACCTGTTAGTATCTTCAATATGTCAAGTCTTGTATCTATTTCACTCACAGAGAACCACATTTCAG TTTTTACTTGGAGCAAACAGAATAAGTGGTCCTTTCCCAAATGGTTTGTGCAAGCTATCCAACTTGGGTTTGTTAAATCTTTCACAAAATCAAATGCAAGAAAATATTCCTAGTTTCTTGGGGAATGTGACTTTCCTAAGGGAGGTTTATCTTGATTCCAACAACTTCACCAATGGCATACCTTCAAGTCTGTGGAACCTCAAAGACATCTTGAAGCTAAACTTATCTTCTAATATCTTCAATGGCTCTTTACCACTTGAAGTTGGAAACCTCAAGGCTGCAATAATTCTGGATCTTTCCTGGAACCAAATCTCAAGCAACATTCCTAAAACAATAGGAAGTCTACAGAAACTGGCTCAACTATCTTTGGCCCATAACAGGATTGAAGGATCAATTCCTGAGACATTTGGAGAACTGATAAATTTGGAAGCATCGGATCTTTCATATAATAATATGTCCAGTGTTATTCCAAAGTCATTAGAGGCACTTAAGCAACTGGACTCCTTTAATGTCTCATTCAATAGGTTACACGGGGAAATTCCGAATGGAGGACCTTTTGCTGATCTCCCTTATCAGTCTTTCGTGTCAAACGAAGGATTATGTGGTAACCCTAAAATGCATGTCCAGGATTGTTATggtaaatcaaagaaaagaatagTGATATTTATCGTCATTGTCTCTTCTGTTATTGCTTTAGTAGGCCTTGCTTCAGTAATAGTTTTTGTGTTGATGAGACGTCACGATAAAACAATCAAAGCTGATGATGAGTGGTTGCCAGATGTAGCACAACAAAGATTTTCCTATTATGATCTTCAAAGAGCAACTCAGGACTTTAACGGAAATAACTTGCTAGGTAGTAGAAGTTTGGTTCTGTTTCCAAAGGAGCATTAA